In the Oreochromis aureus strain Israel breed Guangdong linkage group 14, ZZ_aureus, whole genome shotgun sequence genome, one interval contains:
- the si:ch211-167j9.5 gene encoding tyrosine kinase receptor Cad96Ca: MEDCSGVYSIVYVLSGLLSFTILVFTVLGAVCITKYRSALKTIRLLRQNKMLMSAVPRVEPPLLPMRPIPVVVEEEEEREPPPKSPLRPSTSARSSSKKLWKGLQQLQQDPPFTKSDLNLLQLIKAGKEGVFYQARMTRGTCKGHSMFTCKISKEGVRLKHVDMEVSIMRKLMHHKNILQLLDWNATTEPYILIMEYVSYGTLRTFLQTNRAHLSADPELQSLLTIASYHIALAMQHLRSKMIIHCDLALRNVMVNKFPWEVKVAEFGLARDLTRMASRRSSRWRNPRQRVPLRWYPPEYFKNNYYSYKGDVWAFGIVLWEMQTFGTLPYPNLETSEQVVYHICMGHKNTNPEGCRPEILHIMRDCWQEPYTLRPSFTDIVCMLESIMENDADYVDVESPEQVVTDEAEIQENNRLRAASVSLDTNF, from the exons ATGGAAGACTGTTCAG GGGTCTACTCCATTGTATACGTCCTCAGCGGtcttctctccttcaccatcctGGTGTTCACAGTGCTGGGAGCCGTGTGTATCACAAA ATACCGATCCGCTCTCAAGACAATCAGATTGCTCCGGCAGAACAAGATGCTGATGAGTGCTGTGCCTCGGGTAGAGCCTCCCCTCTTACCTATGAGGCCGATCCCAGttgtggtggaggaggaggaggagcgagAACCTCCTCCCAAATCTCCACTCCGACCCAGCACTTCAGCCAGGTCTTCGTCCAAGAAGCTGTGGAAAGGTCTGCAGCAACTGCAGCAG GATCCTCCTTTCACCAAGTCAGACCTGAAccttctgcagctgatcaaagcAGGAAAGGAGGGTGTCTTCTACCAGGCCAGGATGACCAGAGGGACGTGTAAAGGCCACAGCATGTTCACCTGTAAGATCAGCAAGGAAG GTGTCCGTCTCAAACACGTGGACATGGAGGTTTCCATCATGAGAAAACTGATGCACCACAAGAACATCCTCCAGTTACTGGACTGGAATGCCACTACAG AGCCCTACATTCTGATCATGGAGTATGTGAGCTACGGCACTCTGAGGACCTTCCTGCAGACCAACAGAGCCCACCTGAGTGCTGACCCTGAGCTGCAGAGCCTCCTCACCATCGCCTCCTACCACATTGCTCTGGCCATGCAGCACCTGCGCTCCAAAATG ATTATTCACTGTGACTTGGCTCTGAGGAATGTCATGGTGAACAAGTTTCCCTGGGAGGTGAAAGTGGCCGAGTTTGGTCTCGCCCGAGACTTGACGCGAATGGCGAGCCGTCGCAGCAGTCGCTGGAGAAACCCACGT CAACGCGTACCCCTGCGCTGGTACCCCCCAGAGTACTTCAAGAACAACTACTACAGCTACAAGGGAGACGTGTGGGCGTTTGGCATCGTGCTGTGGGAGATGCAGACATTTG gTACGCTGCCGTATCCAAACCTGGAGACATCAGAGCAAGTGGTGTACCACATCTGTATgggtcacaaaaacacaaacccaGAAGGCTGCAGACCAGAGAT ACTTCACATCATGCGAGACTGCTGGCAGGAGCCGTACACCCTGAGGCCCTCGTTCACAGACATCGTCTGCATGCTGGAGAGCATCATGGAAAACGATGCA GACTACGTGGATGTGGAGAGTCCGGAGCAGGTGGTGACAGATGAGGCCGAAATTCAGGAAAACAACCGTTTACGTGCAGCGAGTGTCAGTTTGGACACTAACTTTTAA